The following is a genomic window from Bacillus sp. V2I10.
CAATTCATTATTCTTAAGGTAATCCCCATCGTTCACTGTAATGTACGGAAACCCTCCATTTACACGCATGTTGATTAACTGGTCCCGGACATTTTCCCACTCTTTATCGACAACCTTGTAATCTCTTCCCTGCTTTTGAAAGAGATACATGTCTTCTCTTGCGACAAGATCCTTTGTCAAATAATTTCGAATAAACGACAAGTCAGATTCGACTTCCCGCACTTCAAACATTTTTTCTCGGCCAGAGTTAGGCTCTACCCCGCGTCTTTTCATGTCTTCTGTGGGATTGTTGTACCGTTCTTCGATGTCTTCAAAAATTTTAAGTCCTAAATAATAAGGATTAATACCAGTCCTTGATGGCTGAACGACACCTGCATTCAGCTTTGCAAATTCAATGGACTCATCTGTGGTTAGGTCAAGCTCTCTCAGTATCCGCTGATGCCAGAAGGATGCCCAGCCTTCGTTCATGATTTTTGTTTCGAGCTGCGGCCAGAAATAGAGCATTTCCTCCCGCATCATCGTGAGGATATCGCGCTGCCAGTCTTCCAGGTCCCTGCTGTATTCTTCTATAAACAGCAGGATGTCCTTTTCAGGTGATGGCGGAAACTTCTTATTCTTTTTTGGAGGAGCCCCTTTTGGCTTTTCCTTATCATCCAATTTCCACAAATCATCATACGGAGAAGCCTTTTTAACATCCTCCTCTTCAGCATCTCCCATTGTCCAAGAAAGCTTTGGCCGCATTAAGGACGGATCGATATGCTCCTGAATCGCAAGCACCGCATCCAAGAATGTCTCAACCTCTGCTCTGCCATGATCAATTTCATATTGTTTAATGCGGTCGGCTGTGGCAGCCATGCTTTCAACCATATCGCGCTTCGTATTTTGAAACCTGCTGTTATTTTTGAAAAAGTCACAATGGGCAAGGACGTGAGCCACAATTAATTTATTTTGAATCAGGGAGTTGGTATCAAGCAAAAACGCATAGCATGGATCCGAATTGATGACCAATTCGTAGATTTTGCTTAATCCAAGGTCATAGTGAAGCTTCATTTTGAAGAATTGTTTTCCGAAGCTCCAGTGTGAAAAACGAGTCGGCATTCCGTAAGCACCAAATGTATAAATGATATCAGCAGGACAAATTTCATACCGCATCGGATAATAGTCAAGTCCAAATCCATCTGCAATTTCCGTAATTTCCGCAATGGCATATTCCAGTGATTTCCGGTAAACTTCGTTCACGCGTTTTCCCCCTATCTCGTCTTTAAGACAATGTATGAATGGCGGGCGGAAAAGATGAAGGAAATCCGTTCAGAAAAGCTGTTGGCAAGTGCAATGCAGGAAAGCAATCAGCACATAAAAGCGAAATCTTGTTTTTCCCTAGCCTTTTTCACATTCATTTAGCCATTTTCATAAATTTACTAGCTCGTTTTTTTTAATTTAACTTATTTATTGTAAAATGAGCCATTTTTCTTTCTATTAATTGTTCTTTCTTTTTAGCACGAGATTAGGAATTTCCGATACAAATAAAAAAGCATGAATCCTTATGGCAGGATTCATGCTTTTCACTCTAATTAAACACGTTCAGGCTTTACATACATATTTTGCTTTAGCGTTCGTTTTTGCCAAATGATTGTCATAACTAGCGTCACAACAAGGAAGGCAAGACCTAATACGAAAGGATACACGATCTGAACATCATAAAGCATACCTGCAAGCGTTGGTCCAAGAATATTTCCGATGCTCATATAGGCATTATTCATTCCCATTGCAAAACCTTGTTCGTCTCCAGCCATTTTTGAAATAAGCGTATTAAGCACGGGACGAAGGATAGATGTTGCAAGGAAAATAAGCAGTGTAACGCCAAAGAAAAGAACATAGCTTGAAGCAAACAGCGACAGAAAAAATCCTAGGGCTGCTATGGCAAGGAAAATGTTCAGGACCATTCCTTCACCAAATCTTCTTACGACACGGTCCACTACAAATAACTGGACAATAACACTTATAATTCCCGTTGAAGTAATCATAAGGGCGATTTGCTGCGGCGTGGCATTAAATTGATTGTCTACAAAAAGGCCAAGCACTGATTCGTAAGCCATCAGGCCAAA
Proteins encoded in this region:
- a CDS encoding SpoVR family protein produces the protein MNEVYRKSLEYAIAEITEIADGFGLDYYPMRYEICPADIIYTFGAYGMPTRFSHWSFGKQFFKMKLHYDLGLSKIYELVINSDPCYAFLLDTNSLIQNKLIVAHVLAHCDFFKNNSRFQNTKRDMVESMAATADRIKQYEIDHGRAEVETFLDAVLAIQEHIDPSLMRPKLSWTMGDAEEEDVKKASPYDDLWKLDDKEKPKGAPPKKNKKFPPSPEKDILLFIEEYSRDLEDWQRDILTMMREEMLYFWPQLETKIMNEGWASFWHQRILRELDLTTDESIEFAKLNAGVVQPSRTGINPYYLGLKIFEDIEERYNNPTEDMKRRGVEPNSGREKMFEVREVESDLSFIRNYLTKDLVAREDMYLFQKQGRDYKVVDKEWENVRDQLINMRVNGGFPYITVNDGDYLKNNELYLKHWYEDIELDLKYLEKVLPYIHQLWGRAVHMESILEGKPVLFTYDGKAIHRKYL